A window from Setaria italica strain Yugu1 chromosome VIII, Setaria_italica_v2.0, whole genome shotgun sequence encodes these proteins:
- the LOC101765242 gene encoding laccase-15 — protein MAATAAIIFFLSAMVLSVRAAVVEHTFVVSQVNMTHLCKETLVTVVNGQLPGPAIEVTEGDSVAVLLVNKSPYNITIHWHGVKQWLNCWADGVPMVTQRPILPNHNFTYRFNVVGQEGTLWWHAHVPFLRATLHGAVIIRPRNGAISYPFPKHDMEVPIIIGDWWQLDLPQVDRSMKNGSFDFFASGSTINGKLGDLFNCSGVPEVGYVLDVVPGKTYLLRVINAGLFSEFYLKIAGHKFTVVAADANYVSPYTTDVIAIAPGETVDALVVANATPGRYYMVALPNQAPRPDTQTKEFTTRGMVQYRVNHSSMTNGPAALRSTRGAKDEENDGLSGDVALAPQMPDEHDTMTSFYFHSNLTSLHHLSVPQQVDENLFLVLGLGSICRNGQQSCKRGGNNNESIVVATMNSVAFQHPTANVPLLEAHYYHSGLLDAVQELPDGPPRAFNFTDKALIPFGPKEMRLEPSSKATAMRRFQHGAVVDIVFQSSAILQGDSNPMHLHGHDMFLLAEGLGNYNAAKDVERYNLVNPPVKNTVLVPNLGWAAVRFVANNPGVWFMHCHYEFHLTMGMAAVFIVEDGPTVDTFLPPPPSNFQTYCDRDEDLLQTKKTKASMESTI, from the exons ATGGCGGCCACCGctgccatcatcttcttcctctccgccATGGTCCTCTCTGTCCGTGCAGCTGTTGTCGAGCACACCTTCGTT GTGAGCCAGGTGAATATGACACACTTGTGCAAGGAGACGCTTGTCACCGTGGTGAATGGGCAGCTCCCAGGACCTGCAATAGAGGTGACGGAAGGAGACTCGGTGGCCGTCCTTCTTGTTAACAAGTCACCATATAACATAACAATCCATTG GCATGGAGTGAAGCAATGGCTGAATTGTTGGGCTGATGGGGTGCCAATGGTCACGCAACGCCCGATTCTGCCGAACCACAACTTCACCTACCGGTTCAACGTCGTCGGTCAAGAAGGCACCCTCTGGTGGCATGCTCACGTCCCATTCCTCCGGGCAACCCTGCACGGTGCTGTCATCATCCGGCCAAGAAATGGTGCTATCTCCTATCCATTTCCAAAGCATGATATGGAGGTTCCCATCATTATAG gGGACTGGTGGCAGCTGGACCTTCCACAGGTGGATCGGAGCATGAAGAATGGTTCCTTTGATTTCTTCGCTAGTGGTTCCACAATCAATGGCAAGCTTGGAGATCTTTTCAATTGCTCCG GTGTGCCGGAAGTTGGCTACGTGCTGGACGTTGTGCCTGGCAAGACCTACCTGCTACGAGTAATCAACGCCGGTCTCTTCTCAGAGTTCTACCTAAAGATAGCTGGGCACAAATTCACAGTGGTCGCCGCCGATGCCAACTATGTCAGCCCCTACACCACGGATGTCATCGCGATCGCGCCTGGCGAGACAGTGGACGCACTGGTTGTTGCCAATGCAACACCGGGCAGGTACTACATGGTTGCCCTGCCCAACCAGGCGCCACGGCCGGACACTCAGACCAAAGAATTCACTACTAGAGGGATGGTACAGTACAGAGTCAACCACAGCTCCATGACCAATGGTCCAGCAGCACTAAGGTCAACACGTGGCGCaaaagatgaagaaaatgaTGGTCTATCAGGTGATGTGGCACTAGCTCCTCAGATGCCTGACGAACATGACACGATGACATCATTCTACTTCCACAGCAACTTGACCAGCCTGCATCACCTGTCGGTTCCTCAGCAAGTGGACGAGAACCTGTTCCTAGTGCTTGGCCTCGGCTCAATCTGTAGGAATGGCCAGCAGTCCTGTAAGAGGGGTGGTAATAACAATGAGAGTATCGTTGTCGCAACCATGAACAGCGTCGCCTTCCAGCACCCCACGGCGAATGTGCCACTACTAGAAGCGCACTATTACCACTCCGGTCTCTTAGATGCAGTGCAAGAACTTCCAGATGGGCCACCGAGGGCGTTCAACTTCACTGACAAAGCCTTGATTCCATTTGGACCAAAGGAGATGCGGCTAGAGCCGTCGTCCAAGGCCACAGCGATGCGGCGGTTCCAACACGGAGCCGTGGTGGACATCGTGTTCCAGAGCTCGGCGATTCTGCAAGGGGACTCCAACCCAATGCATCTACATGGTCACGACATGTTCCTGCTTGCAGAGGGGCTTGGTAACTACAACGCAGCGAAAGACGTAGAGAGGTACAACCTGGTGAACCCACCAGTGAAGAATACCGTTCTCGTCCCAAATCTTGGATGGGCTGCCGTACGATTTGTTGCAAACAATCCAG GGGTATGGTTCATGCATTGTCACTACGAGTTTCATTTGACGATGGGTATGGCGGCAGTGTTTATTGTAGAGGATGGTCCAACTGTGGACACATTTCTACCTCCACCACCTTCAAATTTTCAAACGTATTGTGACCGTGACGAAGATCTcctgcaaacaaagaaaacTAAAGCCTCAATGGAGTCTACAATATAA